A genomic stretch from Candidatus Macondimonas diazotrophica includes:
- a CDS encoding DUF4149 domain-containing protein: protein MTTGGRSVWQAQLVPRLLALWLGMQLVIGYGVAPLLFARLGNPGLAGALAGELFRIVMLTGVPVLLGAWWVMRDVPRWKRHLLLATSVAVAAQVVALQPAMAHLKSLGPDYRDGFLIAHGASQLLYAGISLMVLTVLFAPRRRR from the coding sequence GTGACCACTGGTGGCCGCTCGGTGTGGCAGGCGCAGTTGGTGCCGCGACTGCTCGCCCTGTGGCTGGGCATGCAGCTGGTCATCGGCTACGGTGTCGCGCCGCTGCTGTTTGCACGCCTGGGAAATCCGGGTCTGGCCGGTGCGCTGGCCGGCGAGCTGTTTCGCATCGTCATGCTGACGGGGGTACCGGTCCTGCTGGGGGCTTGGTGGGTGATGCGCGATGTGCCTCGCTGGAAACGGCATCTGTTGCTCGCCACGAGTGTGGCCGTTGCGGCCCAGGTGGTTGCACTCCAACCGGCGATGGCGCACCTCAAATCCCTGGGGCCCGATTACCGGGACGGTTTTCTGATCGCCCATGGCGCGAGTCAGCTGCTCTATGCGGGGATCAGTCTGATGGTGCTCACAGTGCTGTTTGCGCCACGACGTCGTCGCTGA
- the greA gene encoding transcription elongation factor GreA produces the protein MKRVPITLRGAELLREELTRLKNEERPRVIAAIAEARAHGDLKENAEYHAAREQQGFIEGRIAEIEGKLSNAQVIDVRTLAPSGRVVFGATVELVDEESGEELTYRIVGEDEADIKSGLLSINSPIARALVGKSEGDVAAVEIPSGTRSLEIIKVQYL, from the coding sequence ATGAAGCGCGTACCCATTACGTTGCGCGGCGCTGAGCTGCTGCGCGAGGAACTGACCCGGCTGAAGAACGAGGAGCGTCCCCGGGTGATCGCGGCCATTGCCGAGGCGCGGGCTCACGGCGATCTCAAGGAAAACGCCGAATACCATGCCGCCCGCGAGCAGCAGGGGTTCATCGAGGGGCGCATCGCCGAAATCGAAGGCAAGCTTTCCAATGCCCAGGTGATCGATGTGCGCACGCTGGCACCCTCCGGCCGGGTGGTGTTCGGTGCGACGGTTGAGCTGGTGGACGAGGAAAGCGGCGAGGAATTGACCTACCGGATCGTCGGTGAAGATGAAGCCGATATCAAATCCGGTCTGCTGTCGATCAACTCCCCCATCGCCCGCGCGTTGGTGGGCAAGTCGGAGGGGGACGTTGCGGCGGTGGAAATTCCCTCCGGCACCCGCAGCCTAGAGATCATCAAGGTTCAGTATCTGTGA
- the carB gene encoding carbamoyl-phosphate synthase large subunit, which translates to MPKRSDLSSILILGAGPIVIGQACEFDYSGAQACKALREEGYRVILVNSNPATIMTDPDTADAIYIEPIHWKTVARIIEAERPDAVLPTMGGQVALNCALDLVREGVLERFGAQLIGASEAAIHMAEDRDQFRRAMTDIGLATPRSVVVHSMDEALTRQPEVGYPTIIRPSFTMGGSGGGIAYNREEFITIVENGLDLSPTTEVLIEESVLGWKEYEMEVVRDKADNCIIVCSIENLDPMGVHTGDSITVAPAQTLTDKEYQRMRDASVAVLRKIGVDTGGSNVQFAINPADGRMVVIEMNPRVSRSSALASKATGFPIAKVAAKLAVGYTLDELRNEITGGVTPASFEPAIDYVVTKVPRFTFEKFPQANDRLTTQMKSVGEVMAIGRNFQESLQKALRGLETGVDGLTERMAAPQTEEEWALLRQELSLPRGERLWYVADAFRAGLDREQIFELTAIDPWFLVQIEDLVREETQVREAGLASLDAPRLRALKRKGFSDSRLAALAGTREDEIRALRHRFGIRPVYKRVDSCAAEFESATAYLYSSYDEECESAPSTREKIMVLGGGPNRIGQGIEFDYCCVHAALALREDGFETIMVNCNPETVSTDYDTSDRLYFEPLTLEDVLEIIHKEQPLGVVVQYGGQTPLKLARALEAANAPIIGTSPDSIDLAEDRERFQGMLSRLGLNQPPNRTARSAEQALHLAQDLGFPLLVRPSYVLGGRAMEIVYDETDLERYMTQAVQVSHDCPVLLDRFLDDALEVDVDAVCDGQQVLVAGIMEHIEQAGVHSGDSACSLPPFSLSEETQAQLREQVEMMARALNVVGLMNTQFAIKDGKIYVLEVNPRASRTVPFVSKATGVPLAKVAARCMVGRALKDQGITGSVTPKSYFAVKESVFPFIKFPGVDPILGPEMKSTGEVMGVGRSFGEAFAKAQLGAGVVLKQGGRVFLSVRDADKPAVIALARILVERGFEIVATKGTAAVLEAEGIACERVNKVTEGRPHVVDMIKNDAIDLIVNTTEGKKAIAESLSIRRAALQHKVSYYTTLAGARASCRALDYLGNAEVHRLQDLHKELLS; encoded by the coding sequence ATGCCCAAACGTTCTGATCTTTCGAGCATTCTCATCCTGGGCGCTGGCCCCATCGTCATCGGCCAGGCCTGCGAGTTCGACTACTCCGGCGCACAAGCCTGCAAGGCGCTGCGTGAAGAGGGGTACCGCGTCATTCTGGTGAATTCCAACCCGGCCACCATCATGACCGACCCGGACACGGCGGATGCGATCTACATCGAGCCGATTCACTGGAAGACCGTTGCCCGGATCATCGAGGCCGAGCGGCCGGACGCCGTGCTGCCCACCATGGGCGGCCAGGTGGCCTTGAATTGCGCGCTGGATCTGGTGCGCGAGGGCGTGCTCGAACGGTTCGGAGCACAGCTCATTGGCGCGAGTGAGGCGGCCATTCACATGGCCGAGGACCGCGATCAGTTCCGCCGCGCCATGACCGACATCGGTCTGGCGACACCGCGCTCGGTCGTGGTGCATTCGATGGACGAAGCGCTGACTCGGCAACCCGAGGTGGGCTATCCCACCATCATCCGACCCTCGTTTACCATGGGCGGGTCCGGCGGGGGTATCGCCTACAACCGCGAGGAATTCATCACCATCGTCGAAAATGGGCTGGACCTGTCGCCGACCACCGAGGTACTGATTGAAGAATCTGTGCTGGGCTGGAAGGAATACGAGATGGAAGTGGTCCGCGACAAGGCGGACAATTGCATCATCGTCTGTTCGATCGAAAACCTGGACCCCATGGGTGTGCACACCGGCGATTCCATCACGGTTGCCCCCGCCCAGACCCTGACCGACAAGGAATACCAGCGCATGCGCGACGCCTCCGTCGCCGTGCTGCGCAAGATCGGCGTGGACACGGGCGGGTCCAATGTGCAGTTTGCGATCAATCCGGCCGATGGGCGCATGGTCGTAATCGAGATGAATCCGCGGGTATCGCGCTCCTCGGCCCTGGCGTCGAAGGCGACCGGATTTCCGATCGCCAAGGTGGCGGCAAAGCTGGCGGTTGGCTACACCCTCGATGAGTTGCGCAACGAGATCACGGGCGGCGTCACGCCGGCCTCGTTCGAGCCGGCGATCGACTATGTCGTGACCAAGGTACCCCGATTCACCTTCGAGAAGTTTCCTCAGGCCAATGACCGGCTGACGACCCAGATGAAGTCGGTCGGTGAGGTGATGGCTATCGGGCGAAACTTCCAGGAATCGTTGCAAAAGGCACTGCGCGGTCTGGAGACTGGCGTGGATGGCCTGACCGAACGCATGGCGGCACCACAGACCGAAGAAGAGTGGGCGCTGCTTCGCCAGGAGTTGAGTCTGCCGCGCGGCGAGCGGCTCTGGTATGTCGCCGATGCCTTCCGGGCAGGCCTCGATCGGGAGCAGATTTTCGAGCTCACCGCCATCGATCCGTGGTTTCTGGTACAGATCGAGGATCTGGTGCGCGAGGAAACCCAGGTTCGGGAGGCCGGCCTGGCCAGCCTGGATGCGCCGCGCCTGCGGGCGCTCAAGCGCAAGGGGTTCTCCGACAGCCGGTTGGCGGCGTTGGCGGGAACCCGCGAAGATGAGATCCGGGCGCTGCGCCATCGCTTCGGAATTCGGCCGGTCTACAAGCGGGTCGATTCCTGCGCAGCCGAGTTCGAATCGGCGACGGCCTATCTCTACTCCAGCTACGACGAGGAATGCGAATCGGCGCCTTCGACCCGCGAGAAGATCATGGTGTTGGGCGGCGGTCCCAACCGCATCGGACAGGGAATCGAGTTCGACTATTGCTGTGTGCACGCCGCGCTGGCGCTGCGTGAGGATGGCTTCGAGACCATCATGGTCAATTGCAATCCCGAGACGGTCTCCACCGATTACGACACCTCCGATCGGCTCTATTTCGAGCCGCTGACCCTGGAGGACGTGCTGGAAATCATCCACAAGGAGCAGCCGCTGGGGGTCGTGGTGCAGTACGGCGGGCAGACGCCGCTGAAGCTGGCGCGCGCACTCGAGGCGGCCAACGCACCGATCATCGGCACCAGTCCGGATTCGATCGACCTTGCCGAGGATCGTGAGCGTTTTCAGGGCATGCTCAGCCGTCTGGGACTGAACCAACCGCCCAACCGCACGGCGCGCAGCGCAGAACAGGCCCTTCACCTCGCCCAGGATCTGGGTTTCCCGCTGCTGGTCCGGCCGTCCTACGTGCTGGGCGGACGGGCCATGGAAATCGTCTACGATGAGACCGACCTGGAGCGCTACATGACCCAGGCCGTGCAGGTTTCCCATGATTGTCCGGTGTTGCTGGACCGCTTCCTCGACGATGCGTTGGAAGTCGACGTGGACGCCGTCTGTGACGGCCAGCAGGTGCTGGTGGCCGGCATCATGGAGCATATCGAGCAGGCTGGGGTGCATTCCGGCGATTCGGCATGCTCGCTGCCGCCGTTCAGCCTCAGCGAAGAAACCCAGGCGCAGCTGCGCGAGCAGGTCGAGATGATGGCGCGTGCCTTGAACGTGGTGGGTCTGATGAACACGCAGTTCGCCATCAAGGACGGCAAGATCTACGTGCTGGAGGTCAATCCACGTGCCTCGCGGACCGTGCCCTTCGTGTCCAAGGCCACCGGGGTTCCCCTCGCCAAGGTCGCCGCGCGCTGCATGGTCGGGCGCGCTTTGAAGGATCAGGGCATTACCGGCAGTGTGACGCCCAAGTCCTATTTCGCGGTCAAGGAATCGGTGTTTCCGTTCATCAAGTTCCCGGGTGTGGACCCCATCCTGGGACCAGAAATGAAATCCACCGGTGAAGTCATGGGCGTGGGCCGATCGTTTGGCGAGGCGTTCGCCAAGGCTCAGCTGGGCGCCGGCGTTGTGCTCAAGCAGGGTGGTCGCGTATTTCTCAGTGTCCGCGATGCCGACAAGCCGGCAGTCATTGCTTTGGCACGGATACTGGTGGAGCGTGGCTTCGAAATCGTCGCCACCAAGGGCACCGCGGCGGTGCTGGAAGCTGAGGGCATTGCCTGCGAGCGGGTGAACAAGGTGACCGAAGGCCGTCCTCATGTGGTGGACATGATCAAGAACGATGCCATCGATCTGATCGTCAATACCACCGAAGGCAAAAAGGCGATTGCCGAATCGCTGTCGATCCGGCGCGCGGCGCTGCAGCACAAGGTGAGCTACTACACCACGCTGGCCGGCGCGCGGGCGAGTTGCCGGGCGTTGGATTACCTGGGCAATGCCGAGGTCCATCGCCTGCAGGATCTGCACAAGGAGTTGCTGTCATGA
- the carA gene encoding glutamine-hydrolyzing carbamoyl-phosphate synthase small subunit, translating to MSVSALLVLEDGSVFSGRSLGAAGISAGEVVFNTAMTGYQEVLTDASYHRQIVTLTYPHIGNVGVNAADAESDGIKVAGLVIRDASQIVSNWRAEQSISDYLAAQNVVAIAEIDTRRLTRLLRQKGALRGAIVAGESSRADHAREAGLAAARAFPGLLGLDLAREVSTPSAFVWEEPTLSLDPEPRDPVSGRFHVVAYDFGIKRNILRLLVDEGCRVTVVPATTPAADVLAMAPDGVFLSNGPGDPEPCSYAISAIQTLLERQVPLFGICLGHQLLGLASGARTVKMKFGHHGANHPVMDLDAGRVLITSQNHGFALDESSLPAHLRATHRSLFDGTLQGVMRTDRPAFGFQGHPEASPGPHDVRPLFARFTEMMERQRAV from the coding sequence TTGTCCGTATCCGCCCTGCTCGTTCTTGAAGATGGCAGCGTGTTTTCCGGCCGCTCCTTGGGAGCCGCCGGGATCAGCGCCGGCGAGGTCGTTTTCAACACGGCCATGACCGGCTATCAGGAGGTACTGACCGACGCCTCCTATCATCGCCAGATCGTCACGCTGACTTATCCGCACATCGGCAATGTCGGGGTCAATGCAGCCGATGCCGAATCCGACGGGATCAAGGTGGCGGGGCTCGTCATTCGCGATGCTTCGCAGATCGTGAGCAACTGGCGCGCCGAGCAGAGCATTTCGGACTATCTGGCTGCACAGAACGTCGTCGCCATTGCGGAGATCGATACTCGCCGCCTCACCCGCCTGCTGCGTCAGAAGGGCGCGCTGCGCGGAGCCATCGTCGCCGGAGAATCAAGCCGCGCCGATCACGCGCGTGAGGCGGGTCTGGCCGCAGCCCGCGCCTTTCCCGGGCTGCTCGGTCTCGACCTTGCCCGGGAAGTCAGCACGCCATCGGCTTTCGTTTGGGAAGAGCCGACGCTGTCGCTCGATCCGGAACCCCGCGACCCGGTATCCGGCCGCTTCCATGTGGTGGCTTACGACTTCGGGATCAAGCGCAACATTCTGCGTCTGCTGGTGGACGAGGGCTGCCGGGTTACGGTGGTTCCGGCGACCACGCCGGCGGCGGATGTGCTGGCCATGGCGCCCGACGGCGTGTTTCTGTCCAACGGTCCCGGTGATCCGGAACCCTGCAGTTATGCCATCTCGGCGATCCAAACCTTGCTCGAGCGCCAAGTGCCCCTGTTCGGAATCTGCCTGGGGCATCAGCTGCTGGGACTGGCCAGCGGTGCACGCACGGTCAAGATGAAGTTCGGTCATCATGGTGCCAACCATCCGGTGATGGATCTGGACGCGGGCCGGGTGCTCATCACGAGCCAGAATCACGGGTTTGCACTGGACGAGAGCAGTCTGCCCGCTCATCTGCGGGCGACACACCGATCCCTGTTCGATGGAACCTTGCAAGGCGTGATGCGCACCGATCGGCCGGCATTCGGATTCCAGGGTCACCCGGAAGCCAGTCCCGGGCCGCATGACGTCCGCCCGCTCTTTGCCCGCTTTACCGAAATGATGGAGCGCCAGCGAGCTGTCTGA
- the dapB gene encoding 4-hydroxy-tetrahydrodipicolinate reductase produces the protein MVRVAIAGAAGRMGRALLAAAHGRDDLSVTVALEAPGHAALGQDAGVLAGLEALGVPLTDDLAEQTGQFDVLIEFTRPEPTLLHLTQCRQDGRAMVIGTTGLDAAQRQALESAARDIPIVFAPNMSVGVNLSLKLMETAARVLGDSVDIEIIEAHHRHKVDAPSGTALRMGEVIADALGRDLQNCAVYGREGHTGARNRKTIGFATVRAGDIIGEHTVLFAGEGERLEITHRATSRENFAQGALRAAVWLGGRSAGLYDMPDVLGL, from the coding sequence ATGGTGCGGGTGGCGATTGCCGGAGCGGCGGGACGGATGGGGCGGGCACTGTTGGCCGCGGCCCATGGGCGCGATGATCTTTCCGTGACGGTTGCGCTGGAGGCGCCCGGTCACGCGGCGCTGGGTCAGGACGCGGGCGTTCTGGCCGGACTCGAGGCGCTCGGTGTGCCGCTGACCGATGATCTGGCGGAGCAGACCGGACAGTTCGACGTCCTGATCGAGTTCACGCGCCCCGAGCCGACCTTGCTGCACCTGACACAGTGTCGGCAGGACGGCCGCGCAATGGTGATCGGGACGACGGGGCTGGATGCGGCACAACGACAGGCGCTGGAGTCCGCAGCGCGCGATATTCCCATTGTCTTTGCGCCGAACATGAGTGTCGGCGTCAATCTCTCGCTCAAGTTGATGGAAACGGCCGCTCGGGTGCTGGGTGATTCAGTGGATATCGAGATCATCGAAGCTCATCACCGCCATAAGGTCGACGCGCCATCCGGCACCGCGCTGCGCATGGGCGAGGTGATCGCGGACGCGCTGGGCCGCGATCTGCAGAACTGCGCGGTGTATGGGCGTGAAGGGCATACGGGCGCCCGAAACCGGAAAACCATTGGGTTTGCCACGGTGCGCGCTGGCGACATCATCGGCGAGCACACGGTGCTGTTCGCCGGCGAAGGTGAACGGCTCGAGATCACTCATCGCGCCACCAGTCGTGAGAACTTCGCTCAGGGCGCGCTGCGTGCGGCGGTTTGGCTGGGGGGGCGCAGCGCAGGACTCTACGATATGCCGGACGTGCTGGGGCTGTGA
- the dnaJ gene encoding molecular chaperone DnaJ — MAKADYYDILGVPKGADEAEIKKAYRRLAMKYHPDRNPGDKASEERFKEVAEAWEVLSDPEKRAMYDRFGHAGMGGAAGGGFGQGDFSDAFGDMFSNVFSEMFGAGRRGGRSGGPYRGADLRTVVEIDLEAAARGTTVEIEVPGHVSCTHCDGTGAEPGTKPVTCPGCGGHGQVRMQQGFFSLQQTCPRCRGRGTIIETPCKSCNGAGRVRQDKTLSVKIPAGIDTGDRIRLGGEGEPGQGGGPAGDLYVQVQVREHPIFHRDGRDLLCEMPVSFTTVALGGELEVPTLKGKVNLKIPAGTQTGKVFRLRGKGMPGLRGAEPGDMLCRVQVETPVNLTAEQRELLEQFESLIGEGERRHSPHASSWLDSVKGFFDRFTS, encoded by the coding sequence ATGGCGAAAGCGGACTACTACGACATTCTGGGCGTGCCCAAGGGCGCGGATGAGGCCGAGATCAAGAAGGCCTATCGACGCCTGGCGATGAAATACCATCCCGACCGCAACCCGGGGGACAAGGCTTCGGAGGAGCGCTTCAAGGAAGTGGCCGAGGCTTGGGAAGTGCTTTCGGATCCCGAAAAGCGCGCCATGTACGACCGCTTCGGCCATGCCGGCATGGGGGGGGCAGCAGGCGGCGGTTTCGGCCAGGGTGACTTCTCCGATGCCTTCGGGGACATGTTCAGCAATGTTTTCAGTGAAATGTTCGGCGCAGGCCGGCGTGGCGGGCGTTCCGGCGGACCGTATCGTGGCGCGGATCTGCGCACGGTCGTGGAAATCGATCTGGAAGCGGCTGCGCGCGGCACGACGGTCGAGATCGAAGTGCCCGGCCACGTAAGCTGCACGCACTGCGACGGCACGGGCGCCGAACCGGGCACCAAGCCCGTGACGTGCCCGGGGTGTGGCGGACATGGTCAGGTCCGGATGCAGCAAGGGTTCTTCTCGCTGCAACAGACCTGTCCGCGTTGTCGCGGCCGCGGCACAATCATCGAAACCCCCTGCAAGAGCTGCAACGGCGCCGGACGCGTGCGACAGGACAAGACGCTGTCCGTGAAGATTCCGGCCGGCATCGACACCGGCGATCGCATTCGCCTCGGGGGTGAGGGTGAGCCAGGTCAGGGCGGCGGTCCGGCCGGCGACCTGTACGTCCAGGTGCAGGTCCGCGAGCACCCGATTTTCCATCGGGATGGACGTGACCTGCTCTGCGAGATGCCGGTCAGTTTCACCACGGTGGCATTGGGTGGTGAGCTTGAGGTGCCGACGCTGAAAGGGAAGGTCAATCTGAAGATCCCGGCCGGCACCCAGACCGGCAAGGTGTTCCGACTGCGAGGCAAGGGCATGCCTGGCCTGCGCGGCGCCGAACCGGGCGATATGCTCTGTCGGGTACAGGTCGAAACGCCGGTCAATCTGACCGCGGAGCAACGTGAGTTGCTCGAGCAGTTCGAATCGCTGATCGGCGAGGGTGAGCGGCGTCACAGCCCGCATGCCAGCAGTTGGCTGGACAGCGTGAAGGGTTTCTTCGATCGCTTCACGTCCTGA